A window of Spiroplasma syrphidicola EA-1 contains these coding sequences:
- a CDS encoding nucleoside triphosphate pyrophosphohydrolase family protein: MDKLLEPILMHYGDKQITQAIEELSELIKELCKNIKGEENKDQIKEEMADCYVMLEQLKLLFSFDSEDIKNIMLKKLHRTIRQVDQEVQARIKKESN; this comes from the coding sequence ATGGATAAATTATTAGAACCAATTTTAATGCATTATGGGGATAAGCAAATTACCCAAGCTATTGAAGAATTATCAGAGTTAATTAAAGAACTTTGCAAAAATATTAAAGGAGAGGAAAATAAGGATCAAATTAAAGAAGAAATGGCAGACTGTTATGTAATGTTAGAACAATTAAAATTATTATTTAGTTTTGATTCAGAAGATATTAAAAATATCATGCTTAAAAAATTGCATCGAACGATTAGACAAGTTGATCAAGAAGTTCAAGCGAGAATTAAAAAGGAGAGTAATTAA
- a CDS encoding pilin, with the protein MKRSENNMGFLLNILADVPDFSGTTKLVVTLLNAILTPISIIAGAICVLYIVKHALKIKKFADDPEQRNIQIFAIVWCVVGLALCIFAPIFVNTILPELMNGAGGYQPPNS; encoded by the coding sequence ATGAAACGGAGTGAGAATAATATGGGATTTTTATTAAATATTTTAGCAGATGTTCCGGATTTTAGTGGCACAACAAAACTAGTTGTTACTTTATTAAATGCCATTTTAACCCCAATTTCAATTATTGCCGGGGCAATTTGTGTTTTATATATTGTTAAACATGCTTTAAAAATTAAGAAGTTTGCTGATGATCCTGAACAACGTAATATTCAAATTTTTGCAATTGTTTGGTGTGTTGTTGGATTAGCTTTATGTATTTTCGCACCAATTTTTGTAAATACTATCTTGCCGGAATTAATGAATGGGGCTGGAGGATATCAACCTCCAAATAGTTAA
- a CDS encoding type IV secretory system conjugative DNA transfer family protein, with product MDNQEKKKFWNKSRKESLINSIIIFPFVLGIGVVIIPFLKVWKMEGFKLFKYFDFLWLFIKENPVFITLLCVILTTIFWTIAFTIILIKKELEKVYIKEVDSTEYGAAKWIVNELKEKGKIESFNELYPSYSLINSEQPGWATRFIKNKNELVFNIRDNTHVVCLGPTNSGKSQKIVMPSAIYNANLASDKQPCMVFTDPKGELYQNLSKPLQEKGYEVLTLNLRDAKLSSSWNPLAIAFKYYYDSVTLNEQIQMVKFNNLEELKEKLKDIKCYDHEESFCYDCLNSLEEKGQIAIFEKMWFRKVSKAELLCETMKRELKSFAIEEINDLVLTIWPLKGSDNDHFSTMAGSIAKCLMLGMLEILDKDPNELTLEMFNLPTIGILASDRQKMKQWHNSLPLKSMARIIGSNALKTGDKELGSILSTLDKGLQIYQDIGIQTIVCKNEIDLFAFTDKPKALFLIVPDEKTNRHIFASLIVSQLYKANVLIANSQSNKRLPRDIQFYLDEFGNMPMIPNFQGFVTVARSRGMFFLLILQDFLQLDQKYGKENGGIIRSNCNLNIYIQTNDTQTAEMYSKILGDQTVEVVSYTTSRDPKTKKIIKNPPQTRLEGMPLIKAGDLMKLKNPYGIIFSSKENPGLVYMESAWKFAKEFNLGKERKEKEINTVDFLNDYFFDLFSYVPGKNNIDVDILVKQETEREISQSKEKVELPNITSLLAKAPSERTPEEREIVAKYRNIQTKINKEENKNLINKNKQDLK from the coding sequence ATGGATAATCAAGAAAAAAAGAAATTTTGAAATAAATCTAGAAAAGAATCTTTAATTAACTCTATTATTATATTTCCTTTTGTTTTAGGAATTGGGGTTGTGATAATTCCATTTTTGAAAGTATGAAAAATGGAAGGGTTTAAATTATTTAAATATTTTGATTTTTTATGATTGTTTATTAAAGAAAATCCGGTTTTTATAACTTTGCTATGTGTAATTCTAACTACCATTTTTTGAACTATAGCTTTTACTATTATTTTAATTAAAAAAGAATTGGAAAAAGTTTATATTAAAGAAGTAGATTCAACTGAATATGGTGCAGCAAAATGAATAGTTAATGAACTAAAGGAAAAGGGAAAAATAGAATCTTTCAATGAACTATATCCTAGTTATAGTCTTATAAATTCTGAGCAACCTGGTTGAGCAACAAGATTTATTAAAAACAAAAATGAGTTAGTTTTTAACATTCGAGATAATACGCATGTCGTATGTTTAGGACCAACAAATTCCGGAAAGTCTCAAAAAATCGTAATGCCCTCAGCAATTTATAATGCAAATTTGGCTTCTGACAAACAACCATGTATGGTTTTTACTGATCCAAAAGGAGAGTTATATCAAAATCTTTCTAAACCATTACAAGAAAAGGGATATGAAGTATTAACCTTAAATTTACGTGATGCTAAATTATCCTCATCTTGAAACCCGCTAGCTATTGCATTCAAATATTATTATGATTCAGTTACATTAAATGAACAAATTCAGATGGTTAAATTCAATAACTTAGAAGAGTTAAAAGAAAAATTGAAAGACATTAAGTGCTATGATCATGAAGAAAGTTTTTGTTATGATTGTTTAAATTCACTAGAAGAAAAAGGACAAATTGCTATTTTTGAAAAGATGTGATTTAGAAAAGTAAGTAAAGCAGAGTTGCTTTGTGAAACAATGAAACGAGAATTAAAATCTTTTGCTATTGAAGAAATTAATGATTTAGTTTTAACAATTTGACCGTTAAAAGGGAGCGACAATGATCACTTTTCTACAATGGCCGGAAGTATTGCCAAATGTTTAATGCTAGGGATGTTAGAAATATTGGATAAAGACCCAAATGAATTGACACTAGAAATGTTCAATTTGCCAACTATCGGAATTTTGGCATCAGACCGCCAAAAAATGAAACAATGACATAATTCTTTACCTCTAAAATCAATGGCCCGAATAATTGGTTCAAATGCCTTGAAAACGGGTGATAAAGAACTAGGTTCTATTTTATCTACGTTAGATAAAGGACTACAAATTTATCAAGATATTGGAATTCAGACTATTGTTTGTAAAAACGAAATTGATTTATTTGCATTTACTGATAAGCCAAAAGCTCTATTTCTAATTGTGCCTGATGAAAAAACTAACCGCCATATTTTTGCCAGTTTAATTGTTTCTCAATTATATAAAGCAAATGTTCTGATAGCAAATTCACAATCTAATAAGCGTTTGCCAAGAGACATCCAATTTTATTTAGATGAATTTGGGAACATGCCAATGATTCCAAACTTTCAAGGATTCGTAACGGTTGCTCGAAGTCGAGGGATGTTCTTTTTACTTATTTTGCAAGACTTTTTACAATTAGACCAAAAATATGGAAAAGAAAATGGGGGGATTATTCGCTCCAATTGTAACTTAAACATTTATATTCAAACAAATGATACACAAACAGCCGAAATGTATTCAAAAATTCTAGGTGATCAAACAGTAGAAGTTGTCAGTTACACAACTAGTCGCGATCCAAAAACAAAGAAAATCATTAAAAACCCACCACAAACTAGATTAGAAGGAATGCCATTAATTAAAGCCGGGGATTTGATGAAACTAAAAAATCCTTATGGAATTATTTTTAGTTCGAAAGAAAATCCAGGATTAGTTTACATGGAATCAGCCTGAAAATTTGCTAAGGAATTTAATCTAGGAAAAGAACGAAAAGAAAAAGAAATTAATACTGTTGATTTCTTAAATGACTACTTTTTTGATTTATTTTCATATGTTCCCGGTAAAAATAATATTGATGTTGATATTTTGGTCAAACAAGAAACAGAAAGAGAGATTTCACAAAGCAAAGAAAAGGTTGAATTACCAAATATTACAAGCTTACTAGCTAAAGCACCAAGTGAAAGAACACCCGAAGAACGTGAAATTGTTGCAAAATATCGCAACATTCAAACCAAAATAAATAAAGAAGAAAATAAAAATTTAATAAATAAAAATAAGCAAGATTTGAAATAA
- a CDS encoding GmrSD restriction endonuclease domain-containing protein: MKLVTLDAIIPRDDFETLEEASNNTRNKTTISIEDLKNDSFFFLNLRKPDFQRETNDWSPQKIVGLVESFLKGDLVPAIILWKNKNGLIFVIDGSHRLSSLCAWINDDYGDKDISAKYFDNYIPEEQKKIAEDTRTLMKEKVGLFSDYYKQTGQTHDSKNSNINLYLKNLGSISIQVQWVEGDSDRAEQSFLKINQSASPILPAELELIQSRHTPQSIAARAIYRAGKGHNYWSMFSENTQKLIKDYAEKIHLFLFKTGTVSKSDLSSFAMAGLLSSGDSLGIILQTIKISNALKDNLEYVENKTIDERIIIKYMKNTLKLLEVINSNQKGSLGLHPYVYFYSSNGKHKIGSYYGFLLLVKELNEQNKFPEFIRAREKIELILVKYHFLVQQIIRKNRSTSNSYVNVANWYRLLINEIISNENEEIDNIVKKCIQNNQNFSYLNLAITDNEDNSTRKDFSRGQKNIIKMQTLFDTLPKCKICNGYVDMNSASIDHIKRKADGGEANFNNGQVTHIYCNMSIKK; encoded by the coding sequence ATGAAATTAGTTACTTTAGATGCAATAATTCCAAGAGATGATTTTGAAACTCTGGAAGAAGCATCAAATAATACAAGAAATAAAACAACTATATCAATTGAAGATTTAAAAAATGATTCATTTTTCTTTCTAAATTTACGTAAACCAGATTTTCAAAGGGAAACCAATGATTGAAGCCCCCAAAAAATAGTAGGACTTGTAGAAAGTTTTTTAAAAGGGGATTTAGTGCCTGCTATTATTTTATGAAAGAATAAAAATGGCTTGATATTTGTAATTGATGGTTCACATCGTCTTAGTAGTTTATGCGCATGAATTAATGATGACTATGGAGACAAGGATATTTCTGCTAAATATTTTGACAATTATATACCTGAAGAGCAAAAAAAGATTGCAGAAGATACTAGAACATTAATGAAAGAAAAAGTAGGTTTATTTTCGGATTATTATAAACAGACTGGGCAAACTCACGATAGTAAAAATTCAAATATTAATCTGTACCTTAAAAATTTAGGTTCTATTTCTATTCAAGTTCAATGAGTTGAAGGTGATTCAGATAGAGCAGAGCAATCATTTTTAAAAATTAATCAATCTGCCTCTCCAATTTTGCCAGCAGAATTAGAACTTATTCAATCAAGACATACCCCTCAGTCTATTGCTGCAAGGGCAATTTATCGTGCGGGAAAAGGCCATAATTATTGATCAATGTTTTCAGAAAATACTCAAAAATTAATTAAGGATTATGCAGAAAAAATTCACTTATTTTTATTTAAAACTGGAACAGTTTCTAAATCAGATTTAAGTTCATTTGCCATGGCAGGTTTATTATCATCAGGAGATTCATTAGGTATTATTTTACAAACAATTAAAATATCAAATGCTTTAAAAGATAATCTTGAATATGTTGAAAATAAAACAATTGACGAAAGAATTATAATAAAATATATGAAAAATACTTTAAAATTACTTGAAGTAATAAATTCAAATCAAAAAGGTTCTTTAGGTCTTCATCCATATGTATATTTTTATTCAAGTAATGGGAAGCACAAGATTGGATCATACTATGGATTTTTATTATTAGTTAAAGAATTAAATGAACAAAATAAATTTCCTGAATTTATTAGAGCTCGTGAAAAAATTGAATTAATTTTAGTAAAATATCATTTTTTAGTTCAGCAAATTATAAGAAAAAATAGAAGTACAAGTAATTCATATGTAAATGTGGCAAACTGATATAGACTTTTAATAAATGAAATAATTTCTAATGAAAATGAAGAAATAGATAATATAGTAAAAAAATGTATTCAAAATAATCAAAATTTTAGTTATTTAAATTTAGCGATTACAGATAATGAAGATAACTCAACTAGAAAAGATTTTTCACGAGGTCAAAAAAATATTATTAAAATGCAAACATTATTTGATACTCTTCCAAAATGCAAAATTTGTAATGGATATGTTGATATGAATTCAGCTTCAATTGATCACATTAAGAGAAAAGCAGATGGAGGAGAGGCTAATTTTAATAACGGTCAAGTAACACATATTTATTGTAATATGTCCATAAAAAAATAA
- a CDS encoding type II toxin-antitoxin system antitoxin SocA domain-containing protein, with the protein MNAITVASFLIKENKNRFNSKTPLEFNGVNVTEGNLILNKHLHLAQILFLGKYGMELFEDNLFAYINGAVVNTVRLNYLSLIDDNSLIFNQDNFERLNETQEKFLKNILIFLSGASFEELSDLSHVDPAWIEARKNYIKGDHSSQIMDIKKYKDEYKINFKDALEVIENIENYIDSEK; encoded by the coding sequence ATGAATGCAATTACAGTAGCAAGCTTCTTAATAAAAGAGAATAAAAATAGATTTAATAGTAAAACACCTTTAGAATTTAATGGTGTAAATGTAACTGAAGGAAATTTAATTTTAAATAAACATTTGCATTTAGCACAAATACTTTTTCTCGGAAAATATGGAATGGAATTATTTGAAGATAATTTATTTGCATATATTAATGGAGCAGTAGTTAATACAGTTCGCCTTAATTATTTATCATTAATTGATGATAATAGTCTTATTTTTAATCAAGATAATTTTGAACGATTAAATGAAACCCAAGAAAAATTTTTGAAAAATATACTTATTTTTTTATCAGGAGCTTCTTTTGAAGAATTATCAGATTTATCACATGTAGACCCAGCATGGATCGAGGCTAGAAAAAATTATATAAAAGGTGATCATTCTTCACAAATTATGGACATTAAAAAATATAAAGATGAATATAAAATAAATTTTAAAGATGCATTAGAAGTTATTGAAAATATAGAAAATTATATTGATAGTGAAAAATAA
- a CDS encoding Mbov_0397 family ICE element conjugal transfer ATPase has protein sequence MNNSIIAPQLKKQKLKLKDNFTLVDLAFTLIYAVIAFLIGYNLVFLSMLIRIIIGITVFMFLMLTLIHSERYNAKIYMIAIRGFIFWSKKKKFSIDSKTNNTSLLMPYRKLHDEGYIETSILEGGKKWYISALEVKGINITTLDPEEQILKLEQLASMFRLTDCQLSLVKMERPHNLNKNLKFLQTVMNKLEELKKTKKLSKHGYDSRTKQLEGYQNLYSDQEGILGYSQTAKTFILFIYETEVSKLFKAVKLIKSKINEINLRAEEITKYELVNNIKLIFNPYDEPFSNEKIDEYSNKLNELLAIDNITFTQNNFKINDVYYSVKGVRDYPTYPQNGWAAKLCATDSTVIINIAKTNLDAVKEQLHRAMVNARTNFFSIKRTVNRTEKENEYQSFENLVNLISSGEETIKRVNVLFLNYGVDKKTLKQAEESVELLLKQQNMKMDYLLFKQIDGYSGILPKPTDPTAYTNSFEMPCVTIGNSFPFLNNALEDEKGLFVGYNSTGDVVFSDQFKRGGDYQNSNAFFIGTTGGGKTTTVSKFLNYHIALGRKVIIIDPKREFGQLCNYHDGNWIDAGSGTKGNFNPLQIQVPVDENISIEMVIGDHLQILETFFRFTEPSFYEEEIKFLLQRILDFYLSLKVNKSNKIVKMKNSDWPTFSDLVIFLKAQIPNLGEEILLNKIIKTIEYDFTGYGKYAALWNKQSSVSLANNLLNVLDIQTLYSKSQFNVLKAQMFLMLNFIRNEINNNRFNDNNEIILAVDEAHVVIDRDNPQALKFLFETVKMIRGFNGGVMLVTQNLSDFKTTPELEREATAILNNAQYVGILKLKQKDLQDVSDLYQASGGLSSAEINFCATAQRGDMLFMATDYNRHCLHVELTEIEQEAIGIKLTEN, from the coding sequence ATGAATAATAGTATCATCGCTCCTCAATTAAAAAAGCAGAAGTTAAAGTTAAAAGATAACTTTACGTTAGTTGATTTAGCCTTTACGCTTATTTATGCAGTTATTGCTTTTTTGATTGGTTATAATTTAGTATTTTTATCAATGCTAATTCGAATAATTATTGGTATAACGGTGTTTATGTTTTTAATGCTGACGTTAATTCATTCAGAACGCTATAATGCGAAAATCTATATGATTGCAATTCGAGGATTCATTTTTTGGAGTAAAAAGAAAAAGTTTAGTATAGATTCTAAAACTAATAACACATCTTTACTAATGCCTTATCGAAAATTGCATGATGAAGGTTATATTGAAACAAGTATTTTAGAGGGTGGTAAAAAATGATATATTAGTGCCTTAGAAGTTAAAGGTATTAATATCACAACTTTAGATCCCGAAGAACAAATCCTAAAATTAGAACAATTAGCTAGTATGTTTCGTTTGACCGATTGTCAATTAAGTTTAGTAAAAATGGAGCGTCCTCATAATCTGAATAAGAATTTGAAATTTCTACAAACAGTCATGAATAAATTAGAAGAATTAAAGAAAACTAAAAAATTATCTAAACATGGTTATGATAGTAGAACAAAACAATTGGAAGGTTATCAAAACTTATATTCTGACCAGGAAGGAATTTTAGGATATTCACAAACGGCAAAGACTTTTATTTTATTTATTTATGAAACAGAAGTTTCAAAACTATTTAAAGCTGTTAAATTAATTAAAAGTAAAATTAATGAAATAAATTTGCGAGCTGAAGAAATTACTAAATATGAATTAGTAAATAACATTAAACTTATTTTTAATCCATATGACGAACCGTTTTCTAATGAAAAAATAGATGAATATAGTAACAAACTAAATGAACTATTAGCAATTGATAATATTACATTTACCCAAAATAATTTTAAAATTAATGATGTTTATTATTCGGTAAAAGGAGTTAGAGATTATCCAACTTATCCTCAGAATGGTTGAGCAGCTAAATTATGTGCAACAGATAGTACTGTTATTATTAACATTGCTAAAACTAATTTAGATGCAGTTAAAGAACAATTACACAGGGCAATGGTAAATGCACGTACTAACTTTTTTTCAATTAAAAGAACTGTTAATCGAACAGAAAAAGAAAATGAATATCAGTCGTTTGAAAATCTAGTAAATTTAATTTCTTCTGGTGAAGAAACAATTAAAAGAGTTAATGTCTTATTTTTGAACTATGGTGTTGATAAGAAAACTTTAAAACAAGCAGAAGAAAGTGTGGAATTGCTTTTAAAACAACAAAATATGAAAATGGATTATCTGCTTTTCAAGCAAATAGATGGATATAGTGGGATCTTACCAAAACCAACTGACCCAACAGCATATACAAATTCATTTGAAATGCCGTGTGTAACTATTGGTAATTCATTTCCATTTCTAAATAATGCTTTAGAAGATGAAAAAGGTTTATTTGTTGGTTATAACTCGACAGGTGATGTTGTATTTTCTGATCAGTTTAAGCGAGGGGGAGACTATCAAAATTCGAATGCCTTTTTTATTGGAACAACTGGGGGAGGTAAAACAACAACTGTTAGCAAATTTCTAAATTACCATATTGCCTTAGGTCGCAAAGTAATTATTATTGATCCCAAACGAGAATTTGGTCAGTTATGTAACTATCATGATGGCAATTGAATTGATGCAGGAAGTGGGACAAAAGGTAATTTTAATCCTTTGCAAATTCAAGTTCCAGTTGATGAAAATATTAGTATTGAAATGGTTATTGGAGACCATTTACAAATTCTAGAAACATTCTTTCGTTTTACAGAACCTTCATTTTATGAAGAGGAAATAAAATTCTTATTGCAAAGAATATTAGATTTTTATTTATCTTTAAAAGTTAATAAATCAAATAAAATAGTAAAAATGAAAAATAGTGATTGGCCAACTTTTAGTGATTTAGTTATCTTTTTAAAAGCACAAATTCCGAATTTGGGTGAAGAAATCCTTTTAAATAAAATTATTAAAACAATTGAATATGATTTTACCGGGTATGGGAAATATGCGGCTTTATGAAATAAGCAGTCATCCGTTAGTTTAGCTAATAACTTATTAAATGTGCTAGACATTCAAACCTTATATTCAAAATCACAATTTAATGTTTTAAAAGCTCAAATGTTCTTAATGTTAAATTTCATTCGAAATGAAATTAATAATAATCGTTTTAATGATAATAATGAAATCATTCTTGCTGTTGATGAGGCCCACGTTGTTATTGATCGCGATAATCCACAAGCTTTAAAATTCTTATTTGAAACAGTCAAAATGATTAGAGGATTTAATGGGGGTGTTATGTTAGTCACCCAAAACTTATCAGACTTTAAAACAACCCCGGAATTAGAACGTGAAGCAACAGCAATTTTGAACAATGCTCAATATGTTGGAATTTTAAAACTAAAACAAAAAGATTTACAGGATGTGAGCGATTTGTACCAGGCAAGTGGTGGTTTATCATCGGCTGAAATTAACTTTTGTGCAACTGCGCAAAGGGGAGATATGTTATTTATGGCAACAGATTATAATCGCCATTGCCTACATGTTGAATTAACTGAAATTGAACAAGAAGCAATAGGTATTAAACTAACAGAAAACTAA
- a CDS encoding HhH-GDP family DNA glycosylase — protein MSKKIVEVRFKLRHLNQIQEHKLFVESHKDKYNSINELLANTYISSIQKNNLEDKTDMIADIVREEINKSTSLLLKATKNYTDDLVSYLLSQQIITDQRIKVMQNILAKQLGIDLNTLNNPDEEILQELDYIKEFSQQIKTDYEVWKENRRKERGKK, from the coding sequence ATGAGTAAAAAGATAGTAGAAGTTAGATTTAAATTAAGACATTTAAATCAAATTCAAGAACATAAATTATTTGTTGAAAGTCATAAAGATAAATACAATTCAATTAATGAATTACTAGCTAATACATATATTTCTTCTATTCAAAAAAATAACTTAGAAGATAAAACTGACATGATAGCAGATATAGTTCGTGAAGAAATAAACAAATCAACAAGTCTTTTATTAAAAGCCACAAAAAATTATACTGATGATTTAGTTTCTTATTTGTTATCGCAACAAATAATTACTGATCAGCGAATTAAGGTAATGCAAAATATCTTGGCCAAACAACTTGGGATTGATTTAAATACTTTAAATAACCCTGATGAAGAAATTTTACAAGAACTAGATTATATAAAAGAGTTTTCACAGCAAATTAAAACAGATTATGAAGTTTGAAAAGAAAACCGCCGGAAAGAAAGAGGTAAAAAATAA
- a CDS encoding HU family DNA-binding protein — MKKVMINDLAKQLASKANLTQKRSKELINLTFELISDELTNDNEVLISNFGKFKTINVNREETVLKQEQYKIRASKTVSFSSAKKFNQYFRRVNHE; from the coding sequence ATGAAAAAAGTGATGATTAATGATTTGGCCAAACAGTTAGCATCAAAAGCTAATCTAACTCAAAAGCGATCAAAAGAGTTAATAAATTTAACTTTTGAATTAATTAGTGATGAATTAACTAATGATAATGAGGTTTTAATATCTAACTTTGGTAAATTTAAAACAATAAATGTAAATCGTGAAGAAACTGTTTTAAAACAAGAACAATATAAAATAAGGGCCAGTAAAACAGTTAGTTTTTCATCAGCCAAAAAGTTTAATCAGTATTTCAGGAGAGTAAATCATGAGTAA
- the topA gene encoding type I DNA topoisomerase, giving the protein MLESPNKISKVKSYLEKVFPQHSFLVKASMGHITELVIKNEKYPLGIELDTMTPIFNVVENKKDTIKQLISFANEVDKVILATDPDREGEAIAWHLQEQLKCQNKTIRLTFNEITEKAIENAFNNPGQLDYQLVNAQQSRQMIDRIMGFKLSNLLQKAENLKSAGRVQSVALKLIVDTELERKEHNKLEYWTIKQEYKDKNEIELYLDQDGKEIVKDKVLNSQEKAEEVLSKITNNLVVKEIIETEFSKNIYDAYTTSSILQDANIDLNYSSEKTTNLLQHLFENGYITYPRTDSTRLNDDFVRAVHKFIATNYGQEYVGQYKSGKTKENVQDAHEAIRPTNINLTLDKAKKEIANYDEYKLYELIYINTLYALMANETGVKYKVLFSNNGYTFKLNFKKYHFTSYYDLQEIVLDNFDYHFKVGEMITLESEWIAEQHFTKPSPRYTEHSLIKKLEIAGVGRPSTYATIMRTLINREYIKFDNKSIYPTEDGIKAHNLLQKYFSNIINEKYTADMEKVLDRIADGEINHIEFLKLFYNNFILDFNNATSIIFKNSVKCSKCDVGYIIQRKSYKGNYFKACSNFPACKNIVS; this is encoded by the coding sequence GTGTTAGAATCACCTAACAAAATATCCAAAGTAAAATCTTATTTAGAAAAAGTATTTCCTCAGCATAGTTTTCTTGTAAAGGCCTCAATGGGTCATATTACAGAATTAGTAATTAAAAATGAAAAGTATCCATTGGGAATAGAATTAGATACTATGACTCCAATATTTAATGTTGTCGAAAACAAAAAAGATACTATAAAACAATTAATTAGTTTTGCCAATGAAGTTGATAAAGTTATTTTAGCAACTGACCCTGATCGTGAAGGAGAAGCTATAGCATGACATTTACAAGAGCAATTAAAATGTCAAAATAAAACAATTAGATTAACTTTTAATGAAATTACAGAAAAAGCAATTGAAAATGCTTTTAACAATCCAGGACAATTAGACTATCAATTAGTTAATGCTCAACAATCACGGCAAATGATTGACCGTATTATGGGGTTTAAATTATCTAATTTATTACAAAAAGCTGAGAATTTAAAATCTGCTGGGAGAGTTCAATCAGTAGCTTTAAAGTTAATTGTAGATACAGAGTTAGAAAGAAAAGAACATAATAAGTTAGAGTACTGAACCATTAAACAAGAATATAAAGATAAAAACGAAATTGAATTATATTTAGATCAAGATGGTAAAGAAATTGTGAAAGATAAAGTTCTCAATTCACAAGAAAAAGCAGAAGAAGTTTTATCTAAAATTACTAATAATTTAGTTGTAAAAGAAATCATTGAAACCGAATTTAGCAAAAACATTTATGATGCATATACAACATCAAGTATTTTGCAAGATGCAAATATAGATCTAAATTATTCTAGTGAAAAAACAACAAATTTATTGCAACATTTATTCGAAAATGGATATATTACTTATCCACGAACAGACTCTACAAGACTTAACGATGATTTTGTACGAGCAGTCCATAAATTTATTGCAACAAATTATGGCCAAGAATATGTTGGTCAATATAAATCCGGTAAGACTAAAGAGAATGTTCAAGATGCCCATGAAGCAATTCGCCCAACAAATATTAATTTAACACTAGATAAAGCAAAAAAAGAAATTGCTAATTACGATGAATATAAATTATATGAATTAATTTACATCAATACCTTATATGCTTTAATGGCAAATGAAACTGGTGTTAAATATAAAGTATTATTTTCTAATAACGGATATACTTTTAAATTAAATTTTAAAAAATATCACTTTACTAGTTATTATGATTTACAAGAAATAGTTTTAGATAATTTTGATTATCATTTTAAAGTTGGAGAAATGATAACTTTAGAATCAGAATGAATTGCAGAACAACATTTTACAAAACCAAGCCCTCGCTATACTGAGCATTCTTTAATTAAAAAACTTGAAATTGCAGGGGTTGGAAGACCTTCAACATATGCCACAATTATGAGAACCTTAATTAACCGTGAATATATTAAATTTGATAATAAAAGCATTTATCCTACTGAAGATGGTATTAAAGCCCATAATTTATTACAAAAATATTTTTCAAATATTATTAATGAAAAGTATACGGCTGATATGGAAAAGGTATTAGACAGAATTGCAGATGGAGAAATTAATCATATTGAATTTCTAAAATTATTTTATAATAACTTTATTTTAGATTTTAATAATGCAACAAGCATAATTTTTAAAAATTCAGTTAAATGTAGTAAATGCGATGTTGGTTATATTATTCAACGTAAGAGTTATAAGGGTAATTATTTTAAAGCATGTAGTAATTTTCCGGCTTGCAAGAATATCGTAAGTTAG